A region from the Acyrthosiphon pisum isolate AL4f chromosome A1, pea_aphid_22Mar2018_4r6ur, whole genome shotgun sequence genome encodes:
- the LOC100160287 gene encoding GTPase-activating protein isoform X1 yields MTMAEGKPNFRVVERLKIKIGDAKNLGKGHSSLRDGHCTITLDQEEIFRTATIEKAIDPFWGEEFEFEIPRRFRYLGVCVYERDRPLGRVTVRRDQLTSFNDKDHWFPLRPLNVESEVQGKIHIEIEFGENRGRLGVRLNEACELAITNGNCDPFADVTVRYTNDKTETQRTKVKKKTNSPVFDEAFAFTLPGLSGIHKQHIAGQTTTADWAELIVTLYHEISSSNTVFLGQVTIPLQGRTVSAWYFLQPRTRKSSLREDQGFNYPSVGSLRLKIHYTADHVLPSHNYERLKHLLINSHAVVPTTASTVYLLGEIIPNKIDSAQPIVRILLHHGQIVQTIKSLAYWEISKVTDANTIFRGNSLVSKMMDESMHISGMRYLHETLRPPLERLLAERRPCEIDPARVKDTTVISHNLANLKIYVEDVFKAITTSALKCPTVMCQLFHTLKEVAIKYFPENKEIKYSVVSGFIFLRFFAPAILGPRLFDLTKEQIDSQTNRTLTLVSKTIQSLGNLVCSRSNFKEEYMSSMYQAVYTEQHVTAVRQFLEIISASAGPLECTQDTPVTLKEGYLRKITLWMLTKRAQGRKKFGRKNFKQRYFKLTTRDLSYAKQKGKESLCTITLSDILAVERLQQESFNKNNMFQIIQPERILYIQANNCVEEKEWVDLLTKMCFSNTKRLTLYHPAAFINGTWLCCKSNNERTKGCQEVSTSVDHIQTSSVDVDRELSRIHALCVTHIDRFDSVLKACECKAVYPGDRLCLPILIEDPKTTFLTLSTLREIIYTLEQEHRTVLRTIARETKYGSKQAPIGDDNYLLLAGRKDLSAHHQKVW; encoded by the exons tCCATTTTGGGGTGAAGAATTTGAGTTTGAGATACCTCGTCGTTTCCGTTACCTTGGTGTATGTGTTTATGAACGTGATAGACCATTAGGAAGAGTAACTGTCCGAAGGGACCAATTAACATCGTTTAATGACAAGGATCACTGGTTCCCTTTACGACCACTGAACGTTGAATCTGAAGTacag gGAAAAATTCATATTGAAATAGAATTTGGCGAAAACCGAGGTAGACTCGGTGTTCGCTTAAATGAAGCGTGTGAATTAGCCATTACAAATGGAAATTGTGATCCATTTGCTGATGTTACAGTTCGATATACAAATGACAAAACAGAAACGCAAAGAACCAAAGTCAAGAAAAAGACTAATTCACCTGTATTTGATGAAGCTTTTGCCTTTACT ttaccgGGATTAAGTGGAATTCATAAACAACACATAGCAGGCCAAACAACTACAGCTGATTGGGCTGAACTTATAGTTACACTTTATCATGAAATATCGAGTAGTAATACTGTATTTTTGGGTCAAGTAACCATACCGTTACAAGGAAGAACCGTTAGTGCATG GTATTTTCTTCAACCACGCACTAGAAAGTCAAGTCTTAGGGAAGATCAGGGTTTTAATTATCCAAGTGTAGGATCATTACGTTTAAAAATTCACTATACAGCTGATCATGTTTTACCATCACACAATTATGAACGTCTAAAACATTTACTGATAAATAGTCATGCTGTAGtg cCAACAACTGCTAGCACTGTGTACCTTTTGGGAGaaattattccaaataaaatagattCTGCTCAGCCTATTGTACGTATTTTGCTACATCATGGGCAAATTGTTCAGACAATCAAATCCCTTGCCTATTGGGAAATATCAAAAGTTAC TGATGCAAATACCATATTTCGTGGTAACTCTTTGGTGTCCAAAATGATGGACGAATCAATGCATATTTCTGGGATGAGGTACTTACACGAAACTTTAAGACCCCCATTAGAAAGGCTTTTGGCAGAAAGAAGGCCTTGTGAAATTGATCCGGCAAGAGTTAAAGACACAACAGTTATTAGTCATAATTTGGcaaacttaaaa atttatgtGGAAGACGTATTCAAAGCTATTACAACATCAGCCCTAAAATGTCCAACTGTAATGTGCCAATTATTCCATACACTGAAAGAAGtagctataaaatatttcccag aaaacaaagAAATTAAGTATTCGGTTGTGtctggatttatttttttaagattttttgcaCCAGCAATTTTAGGCCCCAGGCTTTTTGATCTCACTAAAGAACAAATT gattCTCAAACAAACAGAACCCTGACACTGGTATCAAAAACTATCCAAAGTTTAGGTAATCTTGTTTGTTCACGATCAAATTTCAAGGAAGAATATATGTCATCGATGTACCAAGCCGTATATACTGAACAACATGTTACTGCAGTTAgacaa tttttagaaattatttctgCCTCAGCTGGTCCACTAGAATGTACTCAGGATACTCCCGTAACACTCAAAGAagg ctatCTAAGGAAAATTACTTTGTG GATGTTGACAAAACGTGCCCAAGGTCGAAAAAAATTTGGTAGAAAGAATTTTAAACaacgttattttaaattaactacgcGAGATTTGTCATATGCTAAACAgaaag gTAAAGAGTCCCTCTGCACAATTACTTTGTCAGACATATTAGCCGTTGAACGACTTCAACAAGAGtcgttcaataaaaataatatgttccaaATAATTCAACCAgagagaattttatatatacaagctAATAATTGTGTTGAAGAAAAAGAATGGGTTGATTTATTGACTAAAATGTGTTTTTCGAATACTAAGCGACTTACCCTTTATCATCCTGCTGCTTTTATAAATGGCACTTGGCTTTG TTGTAAGTCTAACAATGAAAGAACCAAGGGATGCCAAGAAGTATCAACTTCTGTTGATCATATACAAACTAGTAGTGTTGACGTTGATAGAGAACTCTCTAGAATACATGCACTTTGTGTGACTCATATTGACAGATTTGATAGTGTATTGA aaGCATGTGAGTGTAAAGCTGTGTATCCGGGAGATAGATTGTGTCTGCCTATACTAATTGAAGATCCCAAAACTACATTTCTGACTTTATCCACTTTGcgagaaataatatatacattagaaCAAGAGCATCGAACAGTTTTAAGGACTATTGCTAGAGAAACAAAATATGGCAGcaa ACAAGCACCAATTGGTGATGATAATTACCTACTACTAGCAGGGCGAAAAGACCTCAGTGCACATCATCAAAAAGTTTGGTAG
- the LOC100160287 gene encoding GTPase-activating protein isoform X2 codes for MTMAEGKPNFRVVERLKIKIGDAKNLGKGHSSLRDGHCTITLDQEEIFRTATIEKAIDPFWGEEFEFEIPRRFRYLGVCVYERDRPLGRVTVRRDQLTSFNDKDHWFPLRPLNVESEVQGKIHIEIEFGENRGRLGVRLNEACELAITNGNCDPFADVTVRYTNDKTETQRTKVKKKTNSPVFDEAFAFTLPGLSGIHKQHIAGQTTTADWAELIVTLYHEISSSNTVFLGQVTIPLQGRTVSAWYFLQPRTRKSSLREDQGFNYPSVGSLRLKIHYTADHVLPSHNYERLKHLLINSHAVVPTTASTVYLLGEIIPNKIDSAQPIVRILLHHGQIVQTIKSLAYWEISKVTDANTIFRGNSLVSKMMDESMHISGMRYLHETLRPPLERLLAERRPCEIDPARVKDTTVISHNLANLKIYVEDVFKAITTSALKCPTVMCQLFHTLKEVAIKYFPENKEIKYSVVSGFIFLRFFAPAILGPRLFDLTKEQIDSQTNRTLTLVSKTIQSLGNLVCSRSNFKEEYMSSMYQAVYTEQHVTAVRQFLEIISASAGPLECTQDTPVTLKEGMLTKRAQGRKKFGRKNFKQRYFKLTTRDLSYAKQKGKESLCTITLSDILAVERLQQESFNKNNMFQIIQPERILYIQANNCVEEKEWVDLLTKMCFSNTKRLTLYHPAAFINGTWLCCKSNNERTKGCQEVSTSVDHIQTSSVDVDRELSRIHALCVTHIDRFDSVLKACECKAVYPGDRLCLPILIEDPKTTFLTLSTLREIIYTLEQEHRTVLRTIARETKYGSKQAPIGDDNYLLLAGRKDLSAHHQKVW; via the exons tCCATTTTGGGGTGAAGAATTTGAGTTTGAGATACCTCGTCGTTTCCGTTACCTTGGTGTATGTGTTTATGAACGTGATAGACCATTAGGAAGAGTAACTGTCCGAAGGGACCAATTAACATCGTTTAATGACAAGGATCACTGGTTCCCTTTACGACCACTGAACGTTGAATCTGAAGTacag gGAAAAATTCATATTGAAATAGAATTTGGCGAAAACCGAGGTAGACTCGGTGTTCGCTTAAATGAAGCGTGTGAATTAGCCATTACAAATGGAAATTGTGATCCATTTGCTGATGTTACAGTTCGATATACAAATGACAAAACAGAAACGCAAAGAACCAAAGTCAAGAAAAAGACTAATTCACCTGTATTTGATGAAGCTTTTGCCTTTACT ttaccgGGATTAAGTGGAATTCATAAACAACACATAGCAGGCCAAACAACTACAGCTGATTGGGCTGAACTTATAGTTACACTTTATCATGAAATATCGAGTAGTAATACTGTATTTTTGGGTCAAGTAACCATACCGTTACAAGGAAGAACCGTTAGTGCATG GTATTTTCTTCAACCACGCACTAGAAAGTCAAGTCTTAGGGAAGATCAGGGTTTTAATTATCCAAGTGTAGGATCATTACGTTTAAAAATTCACTATACAGCTGATCATGTTTTACCATCACACAATTATGAACGTCTAAAACATTTACTGATAAATAGTCATGCTGTAGtg cCAACAACTGCTAGCACTGTGTACCTTTTGGGAGaaattattccaaataaaatagattCTGCTCAGCCTATTGTACGTATTTTGCTACATCATGGGCAAATTGTTCAGACAATCAAATCCCTTGCCTATTGGGAAATATCAAAAGTTAC TGATGCAAATACCATATTTCGTGGTAACTCTTTGGTGTCCAAAATGATGGACGAATCAATGCATATTTCTGGGATGAGGTACTTACACGAAACTTTAAGACCCCCATTAGAAAGGCTTTTGGCAGAAAGAAGGCCTTGTGAAATTGATCCGGCAAGAGTTAAAGACACAACAGTTATTAGTCATAATTTGGcaaacttaaaa atttatgtGGAAGACGTATTCAAAGCTATTACAACATCAGCCCTAAAATGTCCAACTGTAATGTGCCAATTATTCCATACACTGAAAGAAGtagctataaaatatttcccag aaaacaaagAAATTAAGTATTCGGTTGTGtctggatttatttttttaagattttttgcaCCAGCAATTTTAGGCCCCAGGCTTTTTGATCTCACTAAAGAACAAATT gattCTCAAACAAACAGAACCCTGACACTGGTATCAAAAACTATCCAAAGTTTAGGTAATCTTGTTTGTTCACGATCAAATTTCAAGGAAGAATATATGTCATCGATGTACCAAGCCGTATATACTGAACAACATGTTACTGCAGTTAgacaa tttttagaaattatttctgCCTCAGCTGGTCCACTAGAATGTACTCAGGATACTCCCGTAACACTCAAAGAagg GATGTTGACAAAACGTGCCCAAGGTCGAAAAAAATTTGGTAGAAAGAATTTTAAACaacgttattttaaattaactacgcGAGATTTGTCATATGCTAAACAgaaag gTAAAGAGTCCCTCTGCACAATTACTTTGTCAGACATATTAGCCGTTGAACGACTTCAACAAGAGtcgttcaataaaaataatatgttccaaATAATTCAACCAgagagaattttatatatacaagctAATAATTGTGTTGAAGAAAAAGAATGGGTTGATTTATTGACTAAAATGTGTTTTTCGAATACTAAGCGACTTACCCTTTATCATCCTGCTGCTTTTATAAATGGCACTTGGCTTTG TTGTAAGTCTAACAATGAAAGAACCAAGGGATGCCAAGAAGTATCAACTTCTGTTGATCATATACAAACTAGTAGTGTTGACGTTGATAGAGAACTCTCTAGAATACATGCACTTTGTGTGACTCATATTGACAGATTTGATAGTGTATTGA aaGCATGTGAGTGTAAAGCTGTGTATCCGGGAGATAGATTGTGTCTGCCTATACTAATTGAAGATCCCAAAACTACATTTCTGACTTTATCCACTTTGcgagaaataatatatacattagaaCAAGAGCATCGAACAGTTTTAAGGACTATTGCTAGAGAAACAAAATATGGCAGcaa ACAAGCACCAATTGGTGATGATAATTACCTACTACTAGCAGGGCGAAAAGACCTCAGTGCACATCATCAAAAAGTTTGGTAG